The Bacillota bacterium genomic sequence TACCTGAGCTGGGGACGATCGCCGCCCGCCAGATCCCGATGGTCGTCCTCACCTCCAACAGTGAGCGCGAGCTGTCCGATGGCCTCAAGCGCCGCTGCGTTTACCTGCACATCGACTTCCCCAGTGTGGACAAGGAGATCAAGATCATCAACGTCAAGGTCCCGGAGATCGGCCCGAGGCTATCTGACGAGATCGCTCGGACCGTCAACTACCTCCGCTTCGGCCTGGCGATCAAGAAGCGGCCATCCATCGCCGAAACCCTGGATTGGGCCCGGGCCCTCCTGGTCCTTGACGCCGACCGGCTGAACGACCATCTCATCGGACGCACCGCCAATCTGCTTCTGAAGAACAAGGAGGACCTCGATGTCTTACAAAATGAGCTCCAAGAGCGTGGCATCATGAGCCGGATCGACGAGTTCCACAAGGCCGGCGGCGGCTTGGCGGCCGGCCTGAAGCCCGGGACGACTCTGGGCGCGGTCGGCACGGGGCCGGCGCCCAAGGTGCCGTCGACCCCGGGCGGAGTGACTCCCACGTTGCCGCCGTCGGTCGGCGAACCTGGGACATCCGCGCCCGCCGGCGCCGCCAAGGCCAAGCGCGGCGGCTCGCCCTTCGCTCCGCCGCCGCCACGCCGGACTGACCCGCGGTGAACGGCGGCGACGAGCGCCAGCGCTTCGTCCAGAGCTACGCCGAGGGTGTCGTCGACGTCAATGAACGCGGCGGCACCGAGGTGCCGAATTACCTCGAGAACAACCTGGTCAAGTTCATCCAGGTGTTGCGTCACCTTGGCATCCGGGCCAGTTCCGCCGAGGCCATCGAGGCCCTCCAGGCCATCGAACTGATCGACGTGTTGAACCGCCGCGAGGTTAAGTCGGCCCTCCGGGCCACGCTGGTCAAGGACCTTGACGAACAGTCCATCTTCGACCGGGCCTTCGACCTCTTCTTCGTCCCCGAGGACAAGAAGACCGAACGGATCGAGGTCCGCACCCACAAGAAGGCTGCCCGCGCCCAGCAGCTCAGGCAGGCCGAGGAAGACCTGAAGTTCCAGGGCGAGAAGCTCGCCCTGTCCGAGGAGCAGAAGGCCGCTTACGGCCGCCTGGGGGAGGGTCAGAAGCAGAAGCTCAAGGACTTCCTGACCCAATCGAGCGGTGGCCACAAGGTCGACCGGTCCTTCCAACCGATGATTGAGAACATCGTCCGCGGCCACCTCGAGCGCTGGCGTCGCCAGATGGAGACCGAGTTCCGGGTCGACGAGGACGACCTGACCGGCGACGAAGAGCTGGACGAGATCATCGAGGAGATCCTCGCCGGGACGGGGGAGGACAACGACCCCATCCTCTACGAGGACATGCGGAACATCCCCGACAAGGACATCCCCAAGGTCACCCTGATCATCAAGCGGCTGACCCGCCGGCTGGCCACGCGGATCTCGCGCCGCTACCGGATGACCCGCAAACGCCAGAAGGTCGACCTGAGGCGGACCATCCGCTCCAATATCCGTTACGGCGGCACGCCCTTCGACTTGAAGTACAAGTCGAAACGGGTCCAGAAGCCGAAGATCCTGCTGATCTGCGACATCTCCGGGTCGATGGCCCGTTATGCCAGCTTCGTCCTGCAGTTCATCTACGGACTGTCCAGCGTTGTCCGGGGCATCGAGAGCTTCATCTTCTCTGAGAACCTCGAGCGGGTGACGCCCTACTTCGATGCCAAGCGACCCTTCGAGGAGACCATGGCCGAGGTCATCAACCACAGCGTCATCTGGGGCAAGGGGACCGACCTCGTCACCTCGCTGCAGACCTTCCGGCGCTATCACAAGCAACTCCTGACCTCCGACACCATCGTCATCATCGTCAGCGACACGAAGACCCTGGCCGCCAACGAGGCGGCCGCCATCCTGGCCGGCATCAAGCGGCGCGTCCGTGACGTGATCTGGCTCAACACCTTGCCGCGCTCGGAGTGGACCGGGCTCAGCTCGGTCGAAGCCTTCCGCAAGAACTCTCAGATGTTCGAGTGCTACACCCTGGCCCATCTGGAGAAGATCATCCGCCGGCAGATGGTCATGAGGGCGTCGTGAGAGGGGCATGAGCATCTAGGCCATCCGCGAGACTCCTGGGGTGAGGTCGCGTGTATCAGCAGCTTTGAATGCCGAGGCTTTTTCAGCAATCCGGTGGCATTGTCCGTACCCCGGCCGGCGGGGCTTCCTTGAGAGTTGAGACTCGACCTGGACACCTCTTGCCGGAGGCCCAGCTACGGTGCGGGCCTCCCAACAACCTAGTGGCAATGATAGTTGCGAATAGCTGTTGCGGTAAAGCATAGAGCGGGTGGAAGTTCATACCTACCTCCAGTTGGTCGAAAGGGTCTGGAAGGACGGCCGTCCGACCCACCGCGTCGTCGCCAGTCTTGGACGCGAG encodes the following:
- a CDS encoding VWA domain-containing protein, with translation MNGGDERQRFVQSYAEGVVDVNERGGTEVPNYLENNLVKFIQVLRHLGIRASSAEAIEALQAIELIDVLNRREVKSALRATLVKDLDEQSIFDRAFDLFFVPEDKKTERIEVRTHKKAARAQQLRQAEEDLKFQGEKLALSEEQKAAYGRLGEGQKQKLKDFLTQSSGGHKVDRSFQPMIENIVRGHLERWRRQMETEFRVDEDDLTGDEELDEIIEEILAGTGEDNDPILYEDMRNIPDKDIPKVTLIIKRLTRRLATRISRRYRMTRKRQKVDLRRTIRSNIRYGGTPFDLKYKSKRVQKPKILLICDISGSMARYASFVLQFIYGLSSVVRGIESFIFSENLERVTPYFDAKRPFEETMAEVINHSVIWGKGTDLVTSLQTFRRYHKQLLTSDTIVIIVSDTKTLAANEAAAILAGIKRRVRDVIWLNTLPRSEWTGLSSVEAFRKNSQMFECYTLAHLEKIIRRQMVMRAS